A window of Oryza glaberrima chromosome 2, OglaRS2, whole genome shotgun sequence genomic DNA:
TTTTGGGAACAGCTACGGAACATACTGATACCTTAGATAGAAGATAAAATGTCCATGTCAAGACTGCTGCGGAGGTCTCATGGCCAGCAATGAGCATTGTCATCAGATCATCACGGAGTTGCTTGCTGGAGACCTAATGAAGACAAATTGAAGCAATGTGAGGACCAGAATGTTTGGAGATCTATAATATTTTAAACTGCAGGTACACCGTACATCATCTCCAGATGCCAAAAGAAAGTGGAGGATACTGGGGTCTTGCTCATTCATGTATTCTTCATGAAACTGCAGATCTTCTTCCTCAACCAATCTCTGCAAGAGTAACAGCAGCCAATCTAACagacttgtttttttaaaaaaaaattataataaggTCAGAACATAAGAAAAGTTCACCTTGCATATGTCAATTAGTTCATCAAGAGTCTTATTTATCAGTGCAAGAGCTTCATTGACCTTCTTCTGCCGCGGGGAAATATCTTTCCATATGGGTATTTCCCAAGTTGGTATAGGAGAAGTGCTCCGCATTTCTGCTTCTCGCAGTGTCACATACACTGCCTGATCATCAATccaaaaaaaggtaaaattttaagaaaacaaaCATGAACAAATAGAATGTATAATGAATTCCAAAATTACAGTACAAGACTGAATACTAACCTCAACTATTCCATTATCGTAAGACAATGAGTCGAAATCATAATTGAAGACTGCCTTCCCAATGACATCCAGTGTTAGTCGAGAGAACAAAGATTCCATCTCCACATCCTCTCCATCCGATGCTGCCTTGTCCAACTTCTGGCAGAGCCGATCCGAAGCTTCTCCGAAGAGACTTATCATAGCGGTAACGTACTGCAAAGCGAAATTCGGATGAGTTGAATTACATTCCGAAGAACAAATCATGCTAAACCTGGTAGAAAAATGATGTAGAACCTTCTGGTGCATTGCTGGTACAATGGCGCGCCTCCTAACACGCCAAATCTCCCCATCAGCAGGGATCAAACCCGTACCCATCACAAACTCTAAAATTTCTGCCAGAATACCCTGCACCCACCACATTCAAAATGCACGCCGTTAATTTCCGGAGCACAGCCTAGAACACGTCTACATTCAAAATTGGACAACACAAAACCTTGGAATAAGCCTTGGAGTTGTCCCTCAGGATGTGCTTAGCTATAGCTGGATCAGAGACAATGAGGAAAGACTGgggaaaacaagaaaagaacaaaGTTTAGACCATCAATAATAACACAATAATAACAAAGTTTAGACAATTGGTCGCATCACCTTAGGGCCGAAATTGAGGCGAAAGATGCCGCCGTAGGCGAGGAAGAGATCATAGAGCGGGATGAAGAAAGCCTGCCCTGTCACCGCACTCATAGACCCCACCGCCTGCGGTATCTCCggtccgccgccaccggcgacctTGGTGAGCAGCGCGGCGGCTAGCTCCCCCGGTCGGCCGAGCTTGGCCAGCCCCGCCGCGAGGGGAGCAAtccacctgaaaaaaaaagagagggagctCTCCATCAGATCATCAACGGAGGGAAGGCGCCCGCAACGTGAGAGAGGATGAGCACTGACGCGGGGCCTTGGGCGGTGAACTCGCCGGACGCAATGCGCGCCGCCAGCTCAgcctggcggcgccgccgccgctcctcaaGAATCGGGTCGgagccgtcgccaccaccgcctttCCCGTTGTTGCCGCCGGACGCGGAGCAGCGGAGGAGCAGACGGCGACGACCtgaagcagcaggaggaggaaggcgcaGGTGTGCCTGGCCGGAGCCGAGTAAGCGGcacggaggagcagcagcagcggccgcAGAGGAGGTAGCCGCCATGGCAGAGGCACTCACTGACGTCGCTGAGCTCATCGCGAGAGCTCCTCAGTGGTGGAGTGGAGTGATGGAGTGAGTGGAGTGGCGCGAGGAAATCaatggtggaggtggaggatgaggtggtggtggacgtGGGGCCTGCTCCTCCGTTTGTTGAGCTGCCTTTCCCGCGCGCGCGACTCCCGGCCGGCCAACCAGACAAGACGACCAAGCCATCCTCCGGAGATGCTACTAGAGTGTGTAACGGAATCTTCAGAGACGGAATCTTTGTAGcatccctctcttcttctccgtTGCTACAATGAACATAACTGAATTGGCAGCTAGGATCAGTCTCAACAGATAAAACATACTATATGGATTAGTAGTTttatcttatactccctccgtccctaaatatttaataccgttgattttttaaacatgtttgattgttcgtcttattcaaaaaatttaagtaattattaattcttttcatgtcatttgattcattgctaaatatacttttatgtatatatatagttttacatatttcataaaagtttttgaataagacgaatagtcaaacatgtttaaaaaagtcaacggcgtcaaatatttagagaaggAAGGAGTACTTATACTTcattcatctcaaaatataagtgattttgggTAAATATGACATATCTTAGGactataaatctaaacagacttaaaaaaataaatccataaAAGGTAGGATATATCACGTCCACCcaaagggcctgtttgggggagcttaaaattctgagaagcaacTGGTTGGTAGCCAACTTCTGCTGAAAAAGCTGGGTTTTTCAGCTTctgacttctagttcatttctggattctacaactacagcttctcagaatctggaccaaaaTCTAAACCATTTgagggagcttctgattctgagaGAAGCTGCAGTAGCTAGAAACTCCCCAAACAGGCTCAAAATCTTCTATATTTTGGGATCGAGCTAGTAGTAAATAGGAGCAAGATTTTCTTTGGAAATTGTACTACCAAAAGACTGTGCAGTGAAGTATGGGAAATCAGAATGACAGAATAGGGACGACAACTGCAGAGTATATCATAGTAAATTTGATATACCGACAGAAAGTGCAGGTTTTCGTGTGGCGGCGGTTGGGGCTTCAAGATACCGTGAATTGGACGGTAATGGCATTTTTCTACCTTCAAGTGCAAACAGCAATTGTCCTGGAGTTGGATGTTGTTGCCAGAGTATAAAATTGGAACACGCTGTAGCATAACTGCGATGGCAACGTGTAAAACAATCATAAGAGGTtcgcattttatttttttcattttgagaTGATCAAAGGAAGATCATGTACCTGATAGGTAGTAGTATAACACAGGAAACGGTCTCCATATCCTATCAGCTGCAGCTCCAATTGAACATTCAGATGAGATGAATCCAAGTGCAGCCTCTTCTAGTACAAACTGTACAAGAGCATGGGGGGCTCTCTGAAGAGATGATTCCAATGCAACTCTTTGCAAGTTTTCGAAGGAAGACATTGGCACGTCCATTTCCATCATCCAAGTCATCGAATGCAGCCAGAAGAAAAGTAGTTTTCACAAGGCTACAACTTTGTATTCTTCCTAATAATAAATGGAGCGGAAATAGAGAGGCAATTTTATGTTATCTTCAAGGTGGAATCAATCATGTCGTGGAGAAAAGAAAGCCATCTGTATGTGTTTCaccttttttaaaacaaatttctAATTGGTAACCGAAGGAACACGGCGCATGTCGATAAGCATCCTGCAGCTTGGAGCCTTGGGCAAATCAGCTAGCCTTCAGATAATGCTTTCCTCCTGAACCATTAATCACCTGAAGAGGACATCACCTGAAGGGGACAATAGTAGCTTTAGGAACAGGTTAAGACGTCCGGAAACTTGGAAAGCCAAATACAGTGATTATGTACCTTCGAGTGTGAGACAGTTTTCTCATTGAAATTGATACCTTTTCCACATACGCCTGATCTGATTGTGGACATGGGTAGAATTGGATCCCATATCCAAGTACAGAAAGTGTGCAACATCTGTTGGTAGTTACACTAAAGTCCCTCCCAGACtgtttttaaataataataacctCTACAGAGAATTGGCACAGTGAACACATCAGGGAATGTCAGTAAAATTTAACAGTTGCTGTTGCAACATAAACAACATGTTCAGAAGCTCAATGGCTAAAAGGATCTAGCACTGCAACGTTGATTCGACACGAGTGGAACTAGTGCGCACTAGTGGTGGCGCAGAAGCTTGAAGCAAAGAAAATTGTTAACGAGTACATTTGGTTACGCACACGCAAATCAACTAATGGAAGAAAAGCCAAATTAACGAGCAGGCATACTGCACAAATCAAACTACTCGCACACTTTTGTaagcaattactccctccgtctctaaatatatgacgcagttgacttttttaaacatatttgaccattcatcttatttaaaaacttttgtgaaatatgtaaaactatatgtatacataaaaagatatgtttaacaatgaatcaaatgaaagaaaaagaattaataattacttaaatttttaaaataatacgaACGGCCAAACATTtctaaaaaagtcaacggcgtcaaatattttgggatggagggagtattaatttgcCCAGCATGTGTTATTACTGATCCGAAGTGCAAATGCACACAGATTTTTGCCGTGATCCAAACAATAGCTAAATCGGAGCACCAAATCGACCACACCCACCAGATTTTGTAGCAGACACAGCAAAAGCAGTAATGCAGGAGTACCTTGGAATGAAGGAGATGGATCCATCGTTGAAGCCCTAGGATGCTATTCCCTtcgtcctccaccgcctcctcgctcgAACCGCATCGTTGAAGTAATCTAGAAGTTCATGGGGTCCATGGGCACCTGGCTCGACGGCGGTTACGTGGAGAGACGCCATGGGAGTCGCGCCAGACCGTACAGCCTGCGGGTGGGAGGAGATAGGGGGTTTCGGGTTCGGagaagacggaggaggagaaggagatcagttgcagatgcagatgcagcgAGCTGGAGCGAGTGGAGGAAGGATTCCTTCGAACTTGGTTTCGTGGGAGGGCGCCAtgggtgttcgacgaaatgcgcgATCGAATCGGAGGGGACGACGGGAAGCGATCAAGCGAAGGAGAAGGCGGTTTTTCAAAAAGGCCCCTGGTTATGATCGctgtaaattaatttatttacctCATTTTCCCAATTTCTACTCATCAGTTTTTCACATGCACGCTTCCTAAACTtttaaacagtgtgttttttttaaaaaaattcaatagaAAAGTTGCATTAAacatcatattaatctattgtTTAAAATGTTTAGACTTATacctaattaatcatatgctgaTGTGTAACATCGTTTTTCGTGCGAAGAGGTGGAGTGacttaggccattcccaacccaatgattaGAATGGTGCccatagtattaaataagctgccacctagtatgaaaaataatgtggcaagtgaataaatgagaaaagatgagaaaatcatgtcttgcatgagacatggtttctacacaacatccaagacattatgtgagataagtagcattaaatttaagtatggaatagtggtgtttgcattggaagagtagtatCTAATACTAGtttattgatgatgtggagtttatggaaactatgtctagtatGTTGGGTTGGTAATGGCCTTAGCCTTAGTAGCGGTCGAACAGACTTTGCAGAGAACGAATACAATCCATATTGCCGAACTTGTCAAAATATAATACTGTATGTATATCTCCAGAAGAACAATGGCAATGTAGTTCAATAGTACAACATCGGTGTGTACCATTCATAAGAAAAAGTGGGGTACAACATCAACCGGGCAGTATTAGTTCATATCCAAATCTCATGCTATAGCTTGACATCCTGCAGAAGTCTTGCAGCCATCGCCCCACATCTTCAAGTACAATTATTTGTGCAAATGTTAATGTTGGCTTTAAAACTGCATCTACCTGCTATACAGGATGATATAAAGGCCTTCAGAGTTCGGACtcaaatatcaaattttagtacagcTAGGAATTACAATCCAGCAGATAAATGCCCATGGATTGCGTTGTCATATCTGCATATATTTACAAAATGGAGTAGCATGAACATAGAGCACAGTCAGCTTTGT
This region includes:
- the LOC127762697 gene encoding protein LUTEIN DEFICIENT 5, chloroplastic — protein: MSSATSVSASAMAATSSAAAAAAPPCRLLGSGQAHLRLPPPAASGRRRLLLRCSASGGNNGKGGGGDGSDPILEERRRRRQAELAARIASGEFTAQGPAWIAPLAAGLAKLGRPGELAAALLTKVAGGGGPEIPQAVGSMSAVTGQAFFIPLYDLFLAYGGIFRLNFGPKSFLIVSDPAIAKHILRDNSKAYSKGILAEILEFVMGTGLIPADGEIWRVRRRAIVPAMHQKYVTAMISLFGEASDRLCQKLDKAASDGEDVEMESLFSRLTLDVIGKAVFNYDFDSLSYDNGIVEAVYVTLREAEMRSTSPIPTWEIPIWKDISPRQKKVNEALALINKTLDELIDICKRLVEEEDLQFHEEYMNEQDPSILHFLLASGDDVSSKQLRDDLMTMLIAGHETSAAVLTWTFYLLSKYPNVMAKLQDEADTVLGDRLPTIEDVKKLKYTTRVINESLRLYPQPPVLIRRSIEEDTLGGYPIGRGEDIFISVWNLHRCPKHWDDADVFNPERWPLDGPNPNETNQNFSYLPFGGGPRKCVGDMFATFETVVATAMLVRRFDFQMAPGAPPVEMTTGATIHTTEGLKMTVTRRTKPPVIPNLEMKVISDSPENMSSTTSMPVSAASIASGEDQQGQVSATRI